From a single Solirubrobacterales bacterium genomic region:
- a CDS encoding PaaI family thioesterase: MSEPMTAREQAASLADSMPEATRSATLTWQDPVATAARGLEMSGLEYMRAMAAGEIPPAPIAVLMNMEPVEVEEGKVTFAATPGEEHYNPIGIVHGGFAATLLDSVTGCAVHTTLPAGVPYASLGLEAKYLRAIATATGTVHCTGEVTYRGRRQATADARLYEPKSGRLLATATSTCMILG, from the coding sequence TTGAGCGAACCGATGACGGCCAGGGAGCAGGCGGCCTCCCTGGCCGACTCGATGCCTGAAGCCACGCGCTCGGCCACGCTCACCTGGCAGGACCCGGTGGCGACCGCTGCCCGTGGTCTGGAGATGAGCGGACTTGAGTACATGCGGGCGATGGCCGCCGGGGAGATCCCGCCGGCACCGATCGCGGTGCTGATGAACATGGAGCCGGTCGAGGTCGAGGAGGGCAAGGTCACCTTCGCCGCCACCCCGGGCGAGGAGCACTACAACCCGATCGGCATCGTCCACGGTGGCTTTGCCGCGACCCTGCTCGACTCGGTGACTGGCTGCGCGGTCCACACCACCCTCCCGGCCGGGGTGCCGTACGCCTCGCTCGGACTCGAAGCCAAGTATCTGCGGGCGATTGCCACAGCGACCGGAACCGTTCACTGCACCGGGGAGGTCACCTATCGCGGCAGGCGGCAGGCGACCGCCGATGCCCGCCTCTACGAGCCGAAGTCCGGTCGTCTGCTGGCCACGGCGACCTCCACCTGCATGATTCTGGGCTGA
- a CDS encoding helix-turn-helix transcriptional regulator produces MLYHDYPGQECSIAASLEVVGERWSLLIIRDVLRGRRRFDRIQSSLGIARNVLTKRLNRLVEAGILEKRAYQSGPERFEYFLTNKGLDLWPVLMSLVEWGDRYCDSGTGRALRIVHKNCGGEVDGRRICEKCGAHLTVQDAESVPA; encoded by the coding sequence GTGCTGTACCACGACTATCCGGGGCAGGAATGCTCGATCGCGGCTTCGCTGGAAGTGGTCGGCGAGCGCTGGTCGCTCCTGATCATCCGCGACGTGCTCCGCGGACGACGTCGGTTCGACCGGATCCAGTCCTCGCTCGGGATTGCCCGCAACGTCCTCACCAAACGCCTCAACCGGCTGGTCGAGGCCGGGATCCTCGAGAAACGTGCCTACCAGTCGGGTCCGGAGCGCTTCGAGTACTTCCTCACCAACAAGGGCCTTGATCTCTGGCCGGTACTGATGTCCCTGGTCGAGTGGGGCGACCGGTACTGCGACTCCGGCACCGGCCGGGCGCTGCGAATCGTCCACAAGAACTGCGGCGGCGAGGTGGACGGCCGCAGAATCTGCGAGAAGTGCGGAGCCCACCTGACCGTTCAGGACGCCGAGTCAGTCCCCGCCTGA
- a CDS encoding acyl-CoA dehydrogenase family protein has translation MNFDLTDEQRLLQETVRDFARSEVAPVAEELDRTKTFPYEIVAKMAGMGLMGIPFPEQYGGAGADILSYALAVEELARIDSSVAITMAAHTSLGTTPIYNWGTEQQKDEWLPQLCSGQKLAAFGLTEPEAGSDAGNTKTRAVLDSGEWVIDGAKQFITNSGTDISALVSITAVTGERPDGRPEISNIIVPNGTPGYEVDPPYRKMGWLASDTHPLTFAGARVPEENLLGPRGEGFKQFLQILDGGRIGVAAMSVGVAQGALDEAIKYAQERQAFGQSISRFQTIQAKIADLSSQLEAARLLTYKAAIMKDRGENFTLTAAQAKLITGRLAVRATEEAVQIHGGYGFIEEYPVCRFYRDAKILTIGEGTDEVQQMVIARALGC, from the coding sequence ATGAATTTTGATCTGACCGACGAGCAGCGCCTGCTCCAGGAGACGGTTCGTGACTTTGCCCGCAGCGAGGTCGCGCCGGTCGCCGAGGAGCTTGACCGCACCAAGACCTTCCCCTACGAAATCGTGGCGAAGATGGCCGGGATGGGCCTGATGGGGATCCCCTTTCCCGAGCAGTACGGCGGGGCCGGGGCCGACATCCTCTCCTACGCGCTGGCGGTCGAGGAGCTGGCCCGGATCGACTCCTCGGTCGCAATCACGATGGCTGCCCACACCTCGCTCGGCACCACCCCGATCTACAACTGGGGCACCGAGCAGCAGAAGGACGAGTGGCTACCACAGCTCTGCTCCGGCCAGAAGCTGGCCGCCTTCGGCCTGACCGAGCCGGAAGCCGGGTCAGACGCCGGTAACACCAAGACCCGGGCGGTACTGGACAGCGGCGAGTGGGTGATCGACGGCGCCAAGCAGTTCATCACCAACTCCGGCACCGACATCTCGGCCCTGGTCAGCATCACCGCGGTCACTGGTGAACGCCCCGACGGACGGCCCGAAATCTCGAACATCATCGTGCCCAACGGCACCCCAGGCTACGAGGTCGATCCGCCCTACCGCAAGATGGGCTGGCTCGCCTCCGACACCCACCCCCTCACCTTCGCCGGCGCCCGGGTTCCCGAGGAGAACCTGCTCGGCCCCCGGGGCGAGGGCTTCAAACAGTTCCTGCAGATCCTCGACGGCGGCCGGATCGGCGTGGCCGCGATGTCGGTCGGGGTTGCTCAGGGGGCGCTCGACGAGGCGATCAAGTATGCGCAGGAACGTCAGGCCTTCGGCCAGTCGATCTCGAGGTTCCAGACGATCCAGGCAAAGATCGCCGACCTCTCATCCCAGCTCGAGGCCGCCCGCCTGCTTACTTACAAGGCGGCGATCATGAAGGACCGCGGCGAGAACTTCACCCTCACCGCCGCCCAGGCGAAGCTGATCACCGGCCGGCTCGCGGTCCGGGCGACCGAGGAAGCGGTCCAGATCCACGGCGGCTACGGCTTCATCGAGGAGTACCCGGTCTGCCGTTTCTACCGGGACGCCAAGATCCTCAC